One genomic window of Methanosarcina acetivorans C2A includes the following:
- a CDS encoding PINc/VapC family ATPase: protein MADEKRTWRIVPDTSVIIDGRLSSRVRSGEFRGVEVVVPEAVVSELEAQANRGREIGFKGLEELSELRKFSDRGEIHLQFSGVQPTLEEIKLSKEGRVDALIRRTALEVGGLFVSEDRVQSTIARAKGLEVEYIPPKVMDPSEFGPLKVDHFFTDDTMSVHLKNGVSPMAKKGPVGNVHYVRIRDEPVSSQELSSISKELIERARLDPESFIEMSSSGATVLQIRNMRVAIAHPPFSDDMEITVVRPTVVVDLEHYRLNDKLKERMVSQRGILIAGPPGAGKSTFAAGVARYLNDHGQVVKTMESPRDLQVPPEITQYSPLNGKMEDTADLLLLVRPDYTIYDEVRKTGDFLIFADMRLAGVGMIGVVHATRAVDAIQRLIGRVELGVIPQVVDTVIFIDKGEVAKVLVLAFTVKVPHGMTEQDLARPVITIADFETGKVDYEIYTYGEQVVVMPIGSPRESRKPAWKLAEEEIRNVIGRYATGPVEVEVTSDDSAIVKVYHEDMRKVIGKGGNVIDRIENILGLHIDVREIEAEAPGRAKGSKRGAGLKTFPGKARESVPDKGISVSPVHPLIERTKKHLILGVPELAGKDVEIFIEDEYLFSATVSRHGDVKLRMNSDLASEIMEAQDSGELVEVRSI from the coding sequence ATGGCTGATGAGAAGCGGACATGGAGGATCGTTCCGGATACCAGCGTGATAATTGACGGGAGGCTCTCGTCTCGTGTCAGAAGTGGTGAGTTCAGGGGCGTTGAGGTTGTTGTTCCCGAAGCTGTGGTATCGGAGCTTGAAGCCCAGGCAAACAGGGGCAGAGAAATAGGTTTCAAAGGGCTTGAAGAGCTTTCGGAACTTCGGAAATTCTCAGACAGAGGGGAGATTCATCTTCAGTTCAGCGGAGTTCAGCCCACTCTTGAGGAAATTAAGCTTTCTAAGGAGGGAAGGGTGGATGCTCTTATTCGGCGTACGGCTCTTGAGGTAGGGGGACTGTTTGTTAGTGAAGACCGCGTACAGTCTACGATCGCCAGGGCAAAAGGCCTTGAAGTTGAGTACATACCTCCTAAAGTTATGGACCCGTCAGAGTTCGGTCCCCTCAAAGTTGATCATTTCTTCACTGATGATACGATGTCAGTACACCTTAAAAATGGGGTTTCCCCAATGGCCAAGAAAGGCCCTGTTGGAAACGTGCATTATGTACGGATTCGGGACGAACCTGTAAGTTCCCAGGAGCTTTCCAGCATCTCAAAAGAGCTTATCGAGAGAGCCAGGCTTGACCCCGAATCCTTCATTGAAATGTCTTCAAGCGGCGCTACGGTTCTGCAGATCCGAAACATGAGAGTTGCAATTGCCCATCCGCCTTTTTCCGACGATATGGAGATAACCGTCGTCAGACCCACGGTTGTAGTTGACCTCGAGCATTACCGCCTGAACGATAAGCTAAAAGAGCGTATGGTAAGTCAGCGTGGAATCCTTATCGCAGGCCCTCCCGGAGCCGGGAAGTCCACTTTTGCAGCCGGAGTTGCGCGATATCTGAATGATCACGGACAGGTAGTCAAGACAATGGAATCTCCAAGGGATCTGCAGGTGCCTCCCGAGATCACTCAATATTCCCCTCTCAACGGGAAGATGGAGGACACTGCTGATCTCCTGCTTCTGGTCAGGCCGGACTACACTATCTATGACGAAGTCCGGAAGACCGGGGATTTCCTTATCTTTGCGGACATGCGCCTCGCAGGGGTCGGGATGATCGGGGTCGTACATGCAACCCGGGCAGTGGATGCCATACAGCGCCTCATTGGCAGGGTTGAGCTGGGAGTTATCCCACAGGTCGTGGATACTGTAATTTTTATCGACAAAGGAGAGGTTGCCAAAGTCCTCGTGCTCGCTTTTACGGTTAAAGTCCCGCACGGGATGACCGAGCAGGATCTTGCAAGACCGGTAATTACCATTGCGGATTTCGAGACCGGCAAGGTTGACTATGAGATTTATACTTACGGAGAGCAGGTTGTGGTCATGCCAATCGGTTCTCCCAGGGAAAGCCGGAAACCTGCATGGAAGCTTGCTGAAGAAGAGATAAGGAATGTTATCGGCAGGTATGCAACAGGTCCCGTTGAAGTTGAAGTGACCTCCGACGATAGTGCTATTGTAAAGGTTTACCATGAGGATATGAGAAAGGTTATCGGTAAAGGTGGAAACGTCATCGATAGGATCGAAAATATTCTTGGGCTTCACATCGACGTCAGGGAGATCGAAGCTGAGGCTCCGGGAAGAGCAAAGGGCTCGAAACGTGGGGCTGGACTTAAAACTTTCCCGGGAAAGGCCAGGGAATCTGTGCCTGATAAAGGCATTTCCGTATCTCCGGTTCATCCGCTCATCGAAAGGACCAAGAAGCACCTTATTCTTGGGGTTCCAGAACTTGCAGGAAAGGACGTGGAGATTTTCATCGAAGACGAATACCTCTTCAGTGCAACTGTTAGCCGGCATGGGGATGTGAAGCTCAGGATGAACTCGGATCTGGCATCGGAGATTATGGAGGCTCAGGACAGCGGAGAACTTGTTGAGGTCAGATCTATCTGA
- a CDS encoding carboxypeptidase regulatory-like domain-containing protein, with translation MSVFVEGTALGGGSIQQGNSIIVSAAVAENPFAVSALIKVTDNDGNPVRDANVVLSGLGGAASNTTDINGVTVLTTPTNALVRLDPNQNDGTMDLKIIADGFYDYEKKDAIMIIKTR, from the coding sequence ATGTCAGTCTTTGTTGAAGGGACGGCACTAGGCGGAGGAAGCATTCAGCAGGGGAACTCAATAATAGTAAGTGCTGCTGTTGCAGAAAACCCATTCGCTGTATCAGCATTGATAAAGGTAACAGATAACGACGGGAACCCGGTGCGAGATGCAAATGTTGTCCTCAGCGGCCTCGGCGGGGCAGCCTCAAACACAACAGACATTAACGGAGTAACTGTGCTGACTACGCCCACAAATGCACTGGTCCGACTTGACCCGAACCAGAACGACGGGACGATGGACCTGAAAATCATTGCAGACGGCTTCTACGACTACGAGAAAAAAGATGCAATTATGATCATCAAAACTCGATAA